A single region of the Halobacterium wangiae genome encodes:
- a CDS encoding translation initiation factor IF-2 subunit beta has protein sequence MDYEEQLDRAMEEKPDIAGNESRFEVPEPNVRKEGNVTVYENFQSTLDDLSRQQDHVLKFIQNELGTSAQIDDRGRARFTGEFGQRRVEEVLDDYVDTYVICPECGLPDTNIEANEEGDERLHCEACGARSAV, from the coding sequence ATGGACTACGAAGAGCAACTCGACCGCGCGATGGAGGAGAAACCCGACATCGCGGGCAACGAGAGCCGCTTCGAGGTGCCGGAGCCGAACGTCCGGAAGGAGGGGAACGTCACGGTGTACGAGAACTTCCAGTCGACCCTCGACGACCTGAGCCGCCAGCAGGACCACGTGCTGAAGTTCATCCAGAACGAACTCGGGACGAGCGCACAGATCGACGACCGCGGCCGCGCGCGTTTCACCGGTGAGTTCGGGCAGCGTCGCGTCGAGGAGGTCCTCGACGACTACGTCGACACGTACGTCATCTGTCCGGAGTGTGGCCTCCCGGACACGAACATCGAAGCCAACGAGGAGGGCGACGAACGCCTCCACTGCGAGGCGTGTGGCGCCCGGTCTGCGGTCTGA
- a CDS encoding UPF0058 family protein, protein MKKQELIHLHGLLAEVGNYYEQRENDDIPLDEYEDLGVRPTSIHKSKTDHKAAVFALAGGITSTMNDAEETDAVPAKAD, encoded by the coding sequence ATGAAGAAGCAGGAGCTAATCCACCTTCACGGCCTTCTGGCGGAGGTCGGGAACTACTACGAGCAGCGTGAGAACGACGACATTCCACTCGACGAGTACGAGGACCTCGGTGTACGACCGACATCCATCCACAAGTCGAAAACCGACCACAAAGCAGCGGTCTTCGCACTGGCCGGCGGCATCACGTCCACGATGAACGACGCCGAAGAGACGGACGCAGTCCCGGCCAAGGCCGACTAA
- a CDS encoding DUF555 domain-containing protein, with amino-acid sequence MDCRVVVEAAVPVYDVQSADEAVRIAISKTGEMLNPDLNYVEISMGDRSCPHCGEVIEPAFVAADESLVALELEMTVFNVEREEHAARIARKEIGQRLENIPLEVLTVEEIEESDDEAGEVD; translated from the coding sequence ATGGATTGTAGGGTGGTCGTCGAGGCTGCAGTCCCGGTCTACGACGTGCAGTCCGCAGACGAAGCAGTACGCATCGCCATCTCGAAGACCGGCGAGATGCTGAACCCGGATCTCAACTACGTCGAGATCAGCATGGGCGACCGGTCGTGTCCGCACTGCGGGGAGGTCATCGAACCGGCGTTCGTCGCGGCCGACGAGAGTCTCGTCGCCCTGGAACTGGAGATGACCGTGTTCAACGTCGAGCGCGAGGAGCACGCCGCCCGCATCGCCCGCAAGGAGATCGGCCAGCGACTGGAGAACATCCCCCTGGAGGTGCTCACGGTCGAGGAGATCGAGGAGAGCGACGACGAGGCGGGCGAGGTGGACTGA
- a CDS encoding DNA-3-methyladenine glycosylase family protein, protein MERGAIPLDEIPGAVDLQSTIESGQTYLWWRPDGATYETAGAYGGDAWYRTVVDGDVVEARQTPDAVEWRSTTDAAPLVRELLGLNDDLYAIRSAASDDDLVASAWDAYDGLRIVRDPFFGCLVSFICSAQMRVERIFAMQEALRETYGAPIAYDGETVYSFPDPEALAAATEADLRELKLGYRAPYVQRTAEMVASGELTRQDVAGRAYEVARDELTGFVGVGDKVADCVLLFSLGYLEAVPLDTWIRTAIEDYYPDCDQGNYADTSRAIRERLGPYAGYSQTYLFHYLRSGNGN, encoded by the coding sequence ATGGAGCGCGGCGCGATTCCCCTCGACGAGATCCCTGGCGCGGTAGACCTCCAGTCGACCATCGAGAGCGGGCAGACGTACCTCTGGTGGCGACCGGACGGCGCGACCTACGAGACGGCCGGCGCGTACGGCGGCGACGCCTGGTACCGGACCGTCGTCGACGGCGACGTCGTCGAGGCCAGACAGACGCCCGACGCCGTCGAGTGGCGCTCGACGACGGACGCCGCGCCGCTCGTCCGGGAACTGCTCGGCCTGAACGACGACCTCTACGCGATCCGGTCAGCGGCCAGCGACGACGACCTCGTCGCGTCCGCGTGGGACGCCTACGACGGCCTCCGCATCGTCCGTGATCCGTTTTTCGGCTGCCTCGTCTCGTTCATCTGCTCGGCGCAGATGCGCGTCGAACGCATCTTCGCGATGCAGGAGGCGCTCCGCGAGACGTACGGCGCCCCGATAGCGTACGACGGCGAGACGGTGTACAGCTTCCCGGATCCCGAGGCACTCGCGGCAGCCACGGAAGCGGACCTCCGCGAACTCAAACTGGGCTACCGCGCACCGTACGTCCAGCGAACCGCAGAGATGGTCGCGTCCGGAGAGCTCACGAGGCAGGACGTCGCGGGTCGCGCCTACGAGGTCGCTCGCGACGAACTCACGGGGTTCGTCGGCGTCGGCGATAAGGTCGCGGACTGCGTCCTGCTGTTCTCGCTGGGCTACCTCGAAGCCGTGCCGCTGGACACGTGGATCCGGACGGCCATCGAGGACTACTACCCGGACTGCGACCAGGGCAACTACGCCGACACCTCGCGGGCCATCCGGGAGCGGCTCGGCCCGTACGCTGGCTACAGCCAGACCTACCTCTTCCACTACCTGCGGTCGGGGAACGGGAACTAA
- a CDS encoding acylphosphatase has product MTEPTRAHVFVSGHVQGVYYRATTREKAGEHGVDGWVRNLDDGRVEAVFEGPEDAVEAMVDWCHEGSPAAHVEAVDVEYGEPEGETGFRVRR; this is encoded by the coding sequence ATGACGGAGCCGACGCGCGCACACGTCTTCGTCTCGGGCCACGTCCAGGGCGTCTACTACCGTGCGACGACCCGCGAGAAGGCGGGCGAACACGGCGTCGACGGCTGGGTACGGAACCTCGACGACGGCCGCGTGGAAGCCGTCTTCGAGGGCCCCGAGGACGCCGTCGAGGCGATGGTGGACTGGTGCCACGAGGGGAGCCCCGCGGCACACGTTGAAGCCGTCGACGTCGAGTACGGCGAACCGGAGGGCGAGACCGGGTTCCGCGTCCGCCGGTAG
- a CDS encoding NAD(P)H-hydrate dehydratase translates to MITSERMAVVDRNAAALGVPQKQLMESSGNAVAREVRDVADADASVAVVAGRGNNGGDAFVAARFLDDYDLTSYLLGRPESIATDISRENWEALREGEYDARAVKDSRNIDLGDPDVVVDGLLGTGVSGAPRQPEASAIEAINDSDATVVSVDIPSGMDADSGETPGVAVDADRVVTFHDQKPALADRGDVTVADIGIPEAAELFVGPGDLQRLERDPQAHKGDFGRVLVVGGGPYTGAPALSAQATLRAGADLAFLAVPDTVADSVRGYSENLIVDSLVGTRIVPEHVPELLERAADVDVVVFGPGLGDAEDTLAATMAFLESFDGTAVVDADALQVVPEVDTDATLVCTPHQGELRQMGGPSADDWAERADAVEEFAAELGHTLLVKGAYDVVSDGETTRVNRTGNPGMTVGGTGDVLAGATAAMASTLDPVPAASVGAYANGAAGDLVVDEQGYGLLATDLLDALPRALWGDRDE, encoded by the coding sequence ATGATCACCAGCGAGCGCATGGCCGTCGTCGATCGGAACGCGGCCGCCCTCGGCGTCCCGCAGAAGCAGTTGATGGAGTCCAGTGGGAACGCCGTCGCCCGCGAGGTCCGGGACGTCGCCGACGCCGACGCGAGTGTCGCCGTCGTCGCCGGCCGCGGGAACAACGGCGGCGACGCGTTCGTCGCGGCGCGCTTCCTCGACGACTACGACCTGACCAGCTACCTGCTGGGTCGCCCCGAGTCCATCGCGACCGACATCAGCAGGGAGAACTGGGAGGCACTCCGGGAGGGGGAGTACGACGCACGCGCGGTCAAAGATTCGAGAAACATCGACCTCGGCGACCCGGACGTGGTCGTCGACGGACTACTCGGCACGGGCGTCTCCGGCGCGCCCCGCCAGCCCGAAGCGTCGGCGATCGAGGCCATCAACGACTCGGACGCGACGGTGGTCTCGGTAGACATCCCCTCGGGGATGGACGCGGATTCGGGCGAGACGCCCGGGGTCGCCGTCGACGCGGACCGCGTCGTGACCTTCCACGACCAGAAACCCGCGCTCGCCGACCGCGGTGACGTCACCGTCGCCGACATCGGCATCCCGGAGGCCGCGGAACTGTTCGTCGGCCCGGGCGACCTCCAGCGCCTCGAACGCGACCCGCAGGCCCACAAGGGCGACTTCGGGCGCGTACTCGTCGTCGGCGGCGGCCCGTACACCGGCGCGCCGGCGCTGAGTGCGCAGGCGACGCTGCGTGCGGGCGCCGACCTCGCGTTCCTCGCGGTCCCCGACACCGTCGCGGACAGTGTACGCGGGTACAGCGAGAACCTCATCGTCGACTCCCTGGTCGGCACCCGAATCGTCCCCGAGCACGTCCCGGAACTCCTCGAACGAGCGGCGGACGTCGACGTGGTCGTGTTCGGCCCGGGCCTCGGCGACGCCGAGGACACGCTCGCCGCCACGATGGCGTTCCTCGAATCGTTCGACGGGACGGCGGTCGTCGACGCCGACGCGCTCCAGGTCGTCCCCGAGGTGGACACCGACGCGACGCTGGTCTGCACGCCCCACCAGGGCGAACTCCGGCAGATGGGAGGACCGAGCGCCGACGACTGGGCGGAACGAGCGGACGCCGTCGAGGAGTTCGCCGCCGAACTCGGCCACACGCTGCTCGTGAAAGGCGCCTACGACGTGGTCTCCGACGGCGAGACGACTCGCGTGAACCGGACCGGCAACCCCGGCATGACCGTCGGCGGGACCGGCGACGTGCTGGCCGGTGCGACCGCCGCGATGGCGTCGACGCTCGACCCCGTACCCGCAGCGAGCGTGGGCGCGTACGCCAACGGCGCGGCCGGCGACCTCGTCGTCGACGAGCAGGGGTACGGCCTGCTCGCGACGGACCTACTGGACGCACTGCCGCGGGCGCTGTGGGGTGACCGCGATGAGTGA
- the moaC gene encoding cyclic pyranopterin monophosphate synthase MoaC translates to MSENDTGDDSTGDDLTHTTDDGDVQMVDVGDKPDAARRAVARGEIRLSPSTVDAIRADEIGKGDVLATARVGAVQAVKHTWETIPMCHQIPITNVETEFDVRDDRVVLEVAVETTGKTGCEMEALEGVTTGLNVVWDMVKAAEKDDDGQYPGTAIEGVEVVSKEKRVLD, encoded by the coding sequence ATGAGTGAGAACGACACGGGCGACGACTCGACCGGAGACGACCTCACACACACGACCGACGACGGGGACGTGCAGATGGTCGACGTCGGCGACAAACCGGATGCGGCGCGGCGGGCGGTCGCCCGGGGCGAGATTCGGCTCTCACCGTCGACCGTCGACGCCATCCGCGCCGACGAGATCGGGAAGGGCGACGTGCTCGCGACGGCCAGGGTGGGCGCCGTACAGGCCGTCAAGCACACCTGGGAGACGATCCCAATGTGTCACCAGATCCCCATCACGAACGTCGAGACGGAGTTCGACGTGCGCGACGACCGCGTCGTCCTGGAGGTTGCCGTGGAGACGACCGGGAAGACCGGTTGCGAGATGGAGGCCCTCGAGGGCGTGACGACGGGACTGAACGTCGTCTGGGACATGGTGAAGGCGGCGGAGAAGGACGACGACGGACAGTACCCGGGCACCGCTATCGAGGGCGTGGAGGTCGTCTCGAAGGAGAAGCGCGTGCTGGACTAG
- the hflX gene encoding GTPase HflX — MTGTDTNVAVVAKRVDDGTPDTAEIRDLVRAAGYDVAAEVTQERKADAALQFGEGKVEELAVVVDETGADRVVFDNRLGPYQTYNLGQRLPEDTEVVDRFRLILDIFGQRAHTRKAQLQVELAELRYELPRAEAKTSLAKRDERPGFMGLGEYDESREQDIKARISRIRDELANIEKTEEQRRETRRESGFDLVALAGYTNAGKSTLLRQLADDLDVDENEDLHPDLDTTAESQDKLFTTLGTTTRRLEMDRRNVLLTDTVGFISDLPHWLVESFKSTLESVYQADLVLLVVDASESIDEIREKLTTSHDTLYERNEAPIVTVFNKVDTVDDDELAEKMEALSALAPNPVAVSGLEATNLDALRARIDAELPPREREKLVLPMTDDTMSVVSWVHDHAYVREVDYGDEQVVIDFEARPTVVEQSHAKASELVAEA, encoded by the coding sequence GTGACAGGAACCGATACGAACGTTGCAGTCGTCGCCAAGCGCGTTGACGACGGCACGCCGGACACCGCCGAGATCAGGGACCTGGTGCGCGCCGCGGGCTACGACGTGGCCGCGGAAGTGACCCAGGAACGGAAGGCCGACGCAGCCCTCCAGTTCGGCGAGGGGAAAGTCGAGGAGCTAGCGGTGGTCGTCGACGAGACGGGCGCCGACCGGGTCGTCTTCGACAACCGCCTCGGACCCTACCAGACGTACAACCTCGGACAGCGCCTCCCCGAGGACACGGAGGTCGTCGACCGCTTCCGCCTTATTCTGGACATCTTCGGGCAGCGCGCGCACACGCGGAAGGCCCAGTTGCAGGTCGAACTCGCGGAGCTCAGGTACGAACTCCCGCGCGCCGAGGCGAAGACGAGCCTCGCGAAACGCGACGAGCGCCCGGGGTTCATGGGGCTGGGCGAGTACGACGAGAGCCGCGAGCAGGACATCAAGGCCCGCATCAGCCGCATCCGCGACGAACTGGCGAACATCGAGAAGACAGAGGAACAGCGCCGGGAGACCCGCCGTGAGTCCGGCTTCGACCTCGTGGCGCTGGCGGGCTACACGAACGCCGGGAAGTCGACGCTGCTCCGCCAGCTCGCCGACGACCTCGACGTCGACGAGAACGAGGACCTCCACCCGGACCTGGACACCACCGCGGAGTCCCAGGACAAACTGTTCACGACGCTCGGTACGACGACCCGGCGCCTCGAGATGGACCGCCGGAACGTCCTCCTCACGGACACCGTCGGGTTCATCAGCGACCTGCCCCACTGGCTCGTCGAGTCGTTCAAGTCGACCCTGGAGTCCGTCTACCAGGCCGACCTCGTGCTCCTCGTCGTGGACGCCAGCGAGTCCATCGACGAGATACGGGAGAAGCTGACGACGAGCCACGACACCCTCTACGAGCGCAACGAGGCGCCCATCGTCACCGTGTTCAACAAGGTGGACACGGTCGACGACGACGAACTCGCGGAGAAGATGGAGGCGCTGTCGGCGCTCGCGCCGAACCCAGTCGCGGTGAGTGGCCTCGAAGCCACCAACCTCGACGCGCTCCGTGCTCGCATCGACGCCGAACTCCCGCCGCGGGAGCGTGAGAAACTCGTCCTCCCGATGACCGACGACACGATGAGCGTCGTCTCCTGGGTCCACGACCACGCCTACGTCCGCGAAGTGGACTACGGCGACGAACAGGTCGTCATCGACTTCGAGGCGCGGCCCACCGTCGTCGAGCAGTCCCACGCGAAGGCCAGCGAACTCGTCGCCGAAGCCTAG
- a CDS encoding FUN14 domain-containing protein, producing MPDVDLTTLGIEFGGGAGIGAIIGFAAKKIAKLIAVIVGLQLALFKFLESRGILQVDWNRLTAGMVKATEMGSSGAPPSWMNTILSTLSVSAGFTGGFLLGFRRG from the coding sequence ATGCCAGACGTAGATCTCACCACGCTCGGCATCGAGTTCGGCGGTGGTGCGGGCATCGGTGCGATAATCGGGTTCGCCGCGAAGAAGATCGCGAAGCTCATCGCGGTCATCGTCGGCCTCCAGCTCGCCCTCTTCAAGTTCCTCGAGTCGCGGGGCATCCTCCAGGTCGACTGGAACCGCCTCACCGCGGGGATGGTGAAGGCGACGGAGATGGGGTCCAGCGGTGCGCCGCCGTCGTGGATGAACACCATCCTCTCGACGCTGTCGGTCAGCGCAGGGTTCACGGGTGGCTTCCTGCTGGGCTTCCGGCGCGGATAA
- a CDS encoding ribosome assembly factor SBDS, translated as MISLDEAVTARLETHGERFEVLVDPDAALEMKRGEFEGELEDVIAARDVFENASRGDRPAEEDLEEVFGTTDPLEIIPEVIERGEIQITAEQREEMQEQKRRKLVNTITRNAINPQMDDAPHPPERIESALEEAGFTVDPMTPAEQQVDEALEALRPVIPIRFEEVTVAVQLPADYAGSGQARVREFAELEREEWQADGSWVGVLTFPAGMQNDFYGLVNEVSEGEGETQIVKEKDELDTR; from the coding sequence ATGATTTCACTCGACGAGGCCGTGACGGCTCGGCTCGAGACGCACGGGGAACGATTCGAAGTACTCGTGGACCCGGACGCCGCCCTGGAGATGAAACGCGGCGAGTTCGAGGGAGAACTCGAGGACGTCATCGCCGCGCGCGACGTCTTCGAGAACGCCTCCCGGGGGGACCGACCCGCCGAGGAGGACCTGGAGGAGGTGTTCGGGACGACGGACCCGTTGGAGATCATCCCGGAGGTCATCGAGCGCGGGGAGATCCAGATCACCGCCGAGCAGCGCGAGGAGATGCAGGAGCAGAAGCGCCGCAAGCTCGTAAACACCATCACGCGCAACGCCATCAACCCGCAGATGGACGACGCGCCTCACCCGCCGGAGCGCATCGAGAGCGCGCTGGAGGAGGCCGGGTTCACCGTCGACCCGATGACGCCCGCCGAACAGCAGGTAGACGAGGCCCTGGAAGCGCTCCGGCCGGTGATCCCCATCCGGTTCGAGGAGGTGACCGTGGCCGTCCAGTTGCCCGCCGACTACGCCGGGAGTGGCCAGGCCCGCGTCCGCGAGTTCGCGGAACTCGAGCGCGAGGAGTGGCAGGCCGACGGCTCGTGGGTCGGCGTACTGACGTTCCCCGCGGGGATGCAGAACGACTTCTACGGACTCGTCAACGAGGTCTCGGAGGGGGAGGGCGAGACGCAGATCGTCAAGGAGAAAGACGAACTGGACACGCGATAA
- the psmA gene encoding archaeal proteasome endopeptidase complex subunit alpha, translating to MQGQNQQQAYDRGITIFSPDGRLYQVEYAREAVKRGTPSIGVRTEGGVVLLVDKRISSNLMEEASVEKIHKADEHIGIASAGHVADARQLIDFARRDAQVNRVRYDEPIAVETLTKDITDHIQQYTQVGGARPFGVALLIGGISDGEPHLYETDPSGTPYEWKAIAIGENRSDVQSYLEDEYEPTLTLDEGVELALRALGEIRDSLSPKDVGVATIDAETAAFIELSDDEIQEYLGEHELLPEDGEADDEQEADGDEESET from the coding sequence ATGCAAGGCCAGAACCAGCAACAGGCGTACGACCGCGGTATCACCATCTTCTCCCCGGACGGCCGACTCTACCAGGTCGAGTACGCTCGGGAGGCCGTCAAGCGCGGCACGCCGAGCATCGGCGTCCGCACCGAGGGCGGCGTCGTCCTCCTCGTGGACAAGCGCATCAGCTCGAACCTGATGGAGGAGGCGTCCGTCGAGAAGATCCACAAGGCGGACGAACACATCGGCATCGCGAGCGCGGGTCACGTCGCCGACGCCCGCCAGCTCATCGACTTCGCACGGCGTGACGCCCAGGTCAACCGCGTCCGCTACGACGAACCCATCGCGGTGGAGACGCTCACGAAGGACATCACCGACCACATCCAGCAGTACACGCAGGTCGGTGGCGCGCGTCCGTTCGGCGTCGCGCTCCTCATCGGCGGAATCTCGGACGGCGAACCGCACCTCTACGAGACGGACCCCTCGGGGACGCCCTACGAGTGGAAGGCCATCGCCATCGGCGAGAACCGCTCGGACGTCCAGAGCTACCTCGAGGACGAGTACGAACCCACCCTCACCCTCGACGAGGGCGTCGAACTGGCGCTGCGCGCGCTCGGCGAGATCCGGGACTCCCTCTCCCCGAAGGACGTCGGCGTCGCCACCATCGACGCGGAGACCGCCGCGTTCATCGAACTGTCAGACGACGAGATCCAGGAGTACCTGGGCGAACACGAACTGCTACCCGAGGACGGCGAGGCCGACGACGAGCAGGAGGCGGACGGCGACGAAGAGTCCGAGACGTAG
- a CDS encoding Rpp14/Pop5 family protein → MKHLPKHLRPRWRYLAVGLEAWPDADVSRADFQRSVWFAAQNLVGDVGSADADLRVVRFSFDSGTGEALLRVRRGEVERARAAVACVDSVRDDPIGVAVRGVSGTIRAAAEKYLRDGAESSSDETVAFDGDSRRAVVRGERVDVEGDGSFVGATTFDCR, encoded by the coding sequence GTGAAGCACCTCCCGAAACACCTCCGGCCGCGCTGGCGGTACCTCGCCGTCGGACTCGAGGCGTGGCCGGACGCCGACGTCTCCCGCGCGGACTTCCAGCGCAGCGTCTGGTTCGCCGCCCAGAACCTCGTGGGTGACGTGGGGAGCGCGGACGCCGACCTCCGTGTCGTCCGATTCTCGTTCGACTCGGGGACCGGCGAGGCGCTCCTCCGGGTTCGACGCGGGGAGGTCGAGCGAGCGCGCGCCGCCGTCGCGTGCGTGGACTCGGTCCGGGACGACCCGATCGGAGTCGCCGTCCGGGGCGTCTCGGGCACGATCAGGGCGGCCGCGGAAAAGTATTTACGAGACGGAGCAGAATCCTCATCGGACGAGACAGTCGCGTTCGACGGCGACTCCAGGCGCGCTGTCGTCCGCGGCGAGCGCGTCGACGTGGAGGGCGACGGGTCGTTCGTCGGCGCGACGACATTCGACTGCAGGTGA
- a CDS encoding class I SAM-dependent methyltransferase: protein MKKTLEEHAARFDDVAAEYDENETAEYNKCVALVIEHAAPDSDDTVLDLGCGTGAIALGLAEDAGRVVGRDISEGMLAQARQKAAERGLENVEFGEGRFRDPNFPEGVDAGSAEPLQADARDARVDIVTSNFAMHHLSDAEKRDAIATIAALGPRKIVLGDVMFFGAPDPEDPFFSPEVDDPATVGLLADAFTDAGYALTAVEMVHEQVGVLVAERV from the coding sequence ATGAAGAAGACGCTTGAGGAGCACGCCGCTCGCTTCGACGACGTCGCCGCGGAGTACGACGAGAACGAGACTGCCGAGTACAACAAGTGCGTCGCGCTCGTCATCGAACACGCCGCGCCCGACAGCGACGACACCGTCCTCGACCTCGGGTGTGGGACGGGCGCCATCGCACTGGGCCTCGCCGAAGACGCCGGGCGCGTCGTCGGTCGCGACATCAGCGAGGGGATGCTGGCCCAGGCCCGCCAGAAGGCCGCCGAGCGCGGCCTGGAGAACGTCGAGTTCGGCGAGGGACGGTTCCGCGACCCGAACTTCCCGGAGGGGGTCGACGCTGGGTCGGCGGAGCCGCTCCAAGCAGACGCTCGCGATGCTCGCGTCGACATCGTCACCTCGAACTTCGCGATGCACCACCTCAGCGACGCAGAGAAGCGCGACGCCATCGCCACCATCGCCGCCCTCGGTCCCCGGAAGATCGTGCTCGGTGACGTGATGTTCTTCGGAGCGCCGGACCCCGAGGACCCGTTCTTCAGTCCGGAGGTCGACGACCCGGCGACGGTTGGCCTGCTCGCGGACGCGTTCACGGACGCGGGTTACGCGCTGACGGCCGTCGAGATGGTCCACGAGCAGGTCGGCGTGCTGGTCGCCGAACGGGTGTAG
- a CDS encoding RNase P subunit p30 family protein has product MYEAVHAHPDGESTVARFALTAASDGFDGVVVRSRSDARPDADLDAVREEYGVDVVDGVEIDAEDRSHASGSIASLREQTTVLVVRGGTPPVNRFVAESPKVDVLAGPMRGGGDVNHVVVKAAKENGVRIEFDLSGVLRANGGERVQALRDLRKLRELVFYYDAPFVVSADPTSHLELRAPRELLAVGKEIGFDREQVRAGLAEWGVLAERNRELLSEEFIAPGVEVADHEEDA; this is encoded by the coding sequence GTGTACGAGGCCGTCCACGCCCACCCAGACGGCGAGAGCACCGTCGCGCGGTTCGCGCTGACCGCCGCCAGCGACGGCTTCGACGGCGTCGTGGTGCGGAGTCGGAGCGACGCCCGCCCCGACGCCGACCTCGACGCCGTCCGCGAGGAGTACGGCGTGGACGTCGTCGACGGCGTGGAGATCGACGCCGAGGACCGCTCGCACGCCAGCGGCTCCATCGCCAGCCTCCGCGAGCAGACGACCGTGTTGGTCGTGCGCGGCGGCACGCCGCCAGTGAACCGGTTCGTCGCGGAGTCCCCGAAGGTCGACGTGCTGGCGGGGCCGATGCGCGGCGGGGGCGACGTCAACCACGTCGTCGTCAAGGCCGCGAAGGAGAACGGCGTCCGCATCGAGTTCGACCTCTCGGGCGTGCTCCGCGCGAACGGTGGCGAGCGCGTGCAGGCGCTGCGGGACCTCCGGAAGCTCCGCGAACTCGTGTTCTACTACGACGCACCGTTCGTCGTGAGCGCAGACCCGACCTCCCACCTCGAACTGCGCGCCCCCCGGGAACTGCTCGCCGTCGGCAAGGAGATCGGGTTCGACCGCGAGCAGGTCCGGGCGGGCCTCGCGGAGTGGGGCGTCCTCGCCGAGCGCAACCGAGAGCTGTTGTCCGAGGAGTTCATTGCGCCGGGCGTCGAAGTCGCCGACCATGAAGAAGACGCTTGA
- a CDS encoding DUF7501 family protein, whose translation MTESTENATWDDPEACPFCGERLRNGGAGFVEHADANADCRTRFDEWRANVAGDVNPEWSG comes from the coding sequence ATGACAGAGAGTACCGAGAACGCGACCTGGGACGACCCCGAGGCGTGCCCGTTCTGTGGCGAACGGCTCCGGAACGGCGGCGCGGGGTTCGTCGAACACGCGGACGCGAACGCCGACTGCAGGACGCGCTTCGACGAGTGGCGGGCGAACGTCGCGGGCGACGTAAACCCCGAGTGGTCCGGGTAG
- a CDS encoding RNA-binding protein has translation MSEVPFHYVDLRAFCYDTEDENRVADALRHFLPEDVELERAESEGHHGDRIVVLSARVERADEMRHVLGQLRDGADIDRIRAELDQRVDDNCSLFVHLDKQEAFLGDARLGNGISLRAKVEAYPANKEAAVENARDALA, from the coding sequence ATGAGCGAGGTTCCGTTCCACTACGTCGACCTCCGGGCGTTCTGCTACGACACGGAGGACGAGAACCGCGTCGCCGACGCCCTCCGGCACTTCCTCCCCGAGGACGTCGAACTCGAACGCGCCGAGTCCGAGGGCCACCACGGCGACCGTATCGTGGTGCTCTCCGCACGCGTCGAGCGCGCCGACGAGATGCGCCACGTCCTCGGCCAGTTGCGCGACGGCGCGGACATCGACCGCATCCGCGCGGAACTCGACCAGCGCGTCGACGACAACTGCTCGCTGTTCGTCCACCTCGACAAGCAGGAGGCGTTCCTCGGGGACGCGCGCCTCGGCAACGGCATCTCCCTGCGCGCGAAAGTCGAGGCCTACCCCGCGAACAAGGAGGCCGCCGTGGAGAACGCCCGCGACGCGCTGGCCTGA
- a CDS encoding DUF1918 domain-containing protein yields the protein MSFEEDDEVVLHDKHSEYDGQTGTVTQVVDTMFGEPNYTVSFEDGQEAGVPSDNLEAADGEDVEDAEEDSEE from the coding sequence ATGAGCTTCGAGGAAGACGACGAAGTCGTCCTGCACGACAAGCACAGCGAGTACGACGGCCAGACCGGCACGGTCACGCAGGTCGTCGACACGATGTTCGGCGAGCCGAACTACACCGTCAGCTTCGAGGACGGCCAGGAGGCCGGCGTCCCCTCGGACAACCTCGAAGCCGCCGACGGCGAGGACGTCGAGGACGCGGAAGAAGACAGCGAGGAGTAG